One stretch of Anaerolineales bacterium DNA includes these proteins:
- a CDS encoding LCP family protein has product MRSLFKPRNLLLVAPVVLIAACLAAYGGFRHWAPAAPREDLTPTWTPFQPATDTPDAPASLPTRGGPTETVATPRPLATPTPSGIAPPWSPFAGPVHPASTQIPTPAAEIETGADSMTVALLGIDKSETAGAYRTDAIMVLHLDKEHSFGSLISFPRDLYVYIPAYGMQRINIAFQQGKELHYPGGSFALFRDTLLYNFGLRVDHYALMNFQGFKDMIDRLDGIDVNVERTLIDYRHGYGSRYTIEAGMRHMDGSTALWYVRARQTTSDFDRTRRQQEVIVAIANRLLDLRAIPNLPGFFNIFMEYFESDLTLDIISPFAEMAGSVSLSSLGRYRITSPEGCSNWKTPEGGMVLLPKYDAIRAMLREALSPPG; this is encoded by the coding sequence ATGCGCTCTCTGTTCAAACCCCGCAATCTTCTGCTTGTGGCGCCGGTCGTCCTGATCGCGGCCTGCCTGGCGGCCTACGGCGGATTCCGCCATTGGGCGCCGGCCGCCCCGCGCGAGGATCTGACCCCCACCTGGACCCCTTTTCAGCCCGCCACCGATACGCCGGACGCTCCCGCAAGCCTCCCGACCCGCGGAGGGCCGACCGAAACCGTCGCCACTCCCCGCCCGCTCGCCACGCCGACTCCATCCGGCATCGCGCCGCCGTGGTCGCCCTTCGCCGGCCCGGTCCACCCCGCCTCGACCCAAATCCCCACCCCGGCCGCGGAGATCGAAACCGGCGCGGATTCGATGACCGTCGCCCTGCTTGGAATCGATAAAAGCGAAACCGCCGGCGCGTACCGCACCGACGCGATCATGGTCCTCCACCTCGATAAGGAGCATTCCTTCGGCTCGCTGATTTCCTTCCCGCGCGACCTGTACGTCTACATCCCCGCCTATGGGATGCAGCGCATCAACATCGCCTTCCAGCAGGGGAAGGAACTCCACTATCCGGGCGGGAGCTTCGCCCTTTTCCGCGACACCCTGCTCTACAACTTCGGCTTGCGGGTCGATCATTACGCGCTGATGAACTTCCAGGGCTTCAAGGACATGATCGACCGGCTCGACGGAATCGACGTGAACGTGGAGCGGACACTCATCGACTACCGGCACGGGTACGGCAGCCGCTACACGATCGAAGCCGGGATGCGGCACATGGACGGATCGACGGCGCTCTGGTATGTGCGCGCCCGCCAGACCACCAGCGATTTCGACCGCACCCGCCGCCAGCAGGAAGTGATCGTGGCGATCGCCAACCGCCTCCTGGACCTGCGCGCGATCCCGAACCTCCCGGGCTTTTTTAATATCTTCATGGAGTATTTCGAAAGCGACCTGACGCTCGACATCATTTCCCCCTTCGCGGAAATGGCGGGATCGGTCTCGCTCTCCTCCCTCGGCCGCTACCGGATCACCTCCCCGGAGGGCTGCAGCAATTGGAAGACACCCGAGGGGGGGATGGTCCTGCTTCCGAAGTACGACGCGATTCGCGCGATGCTGAGGGAGGCGTTAAGCCCGCCCGGGTGA
- a CDS encoding HAMP domain-containing histidine kinase encodes MKLRIAAACAPALLGAAAMVLLQRLWQPVPLLSVKIDFGLLAFFGGLLLSAVWLSAVLSRRAFVRQRSFLTARERMKHAEAQRRFIRRLDHELKNPLTGIRAALANLEGAGTPGAAASAIPDIQHQVERLARLTSGLRKLADLEEIPLENAKVDLGELLRETVDAMRAHPSGAGRDLRLVVPSVPWPLPQITGDRDLLSLMFFNLVENAMKYSGRGDAVEVRAIEQARHVLVEIADTGPGIPADEIPRLFEELYRGSNARGCEGSGLGLALVRRVADRHAGSVTVRSRRDGRRGTIFAVSLPVA; translated from the coding sequence ATGAAACTGCGCATCGCGGCGGCCTGCGCGCCGGCGCTCCTGGGCGCGGCGGCCATGGTCCTGCTTCAGCGTCTCTGGCAACCCGTCCCGCTGCTCAGCGTTAAGATCGACTTCGGCCTGCTGGCGTTCTTCGGCGGCCTGCTCCTCAGCGCCGTATGGCTGTCCGCCGTGCTGAGCCGGCGGGCTTTCGTCCGCCAGCGCAGCTTCCTTACCGCCCGCGAACGGATGAAGCACGCGGAAGCCCAGCGGCGCTTCATCCGCCGGCTGGACCACGAGCTTAAGAATCCGCTGACGGGGATCCGCGCCGCGCTGGCCAACCTGGAAGGCGCCGGAACGCCGGGGGCGGCGGCTTCCGCCATCCCCGACATCCAGCATCAAGTGGAACGGTTGGCGCGTCTGACCTCGGGCTTGCGCAAGCTGGCGGACTTGGAGGAGATCCCTCTGGAAAATGCCAAGGTCGACCTCGGCGAACTTCTGCGGGAGACGGTCGACGCCATGCGGGCGCATCCGTCGGGGGCCGGTCGGGATTTGCGGCTGGTGGTGCCGAGCGTCCCCTGGCCGCTGCCCCAGATCACCGGCGACCGCGACCTGCTCAGCCTGATGTTCTTCAACCTGGTCGAGAACGCGATGAAGTACAGCGGCCGCGGGGACGCGGTGGAGGTGCGGGCGATCGAGCAAGCCCGCCATGTGTTGGTGGAAATCGCCGACACCGGCCCGGGAATTCCCGCGGACGAGATTCCGCGCCTGTTCGAGGAGCTGTACCGCGGCTCGAACGCGCGCGGATGCGAGGGCAGCGGGTTGGGGTTGGCGCTGGTCCGGCGCGTCGCGGACCGGCACGCGGGGAGCGTGACGGTCCGCAGCCGGCGGGACGGCAGGCGCGGGACGATCTTCGCCGTCTCATTGCCGGTGGCGTGA
- a CDS encoding response regulator transcription factor gives MTQPAANILLVDDEPSITEHLSAFLQRAGYGVRCAADGKAALQEVEKQAPDLMILDVLMPKMDGRAVLRTLRSQGSRLPVILLTQVGEAGERAMALEEGADDYLNKPFDPRELLARARAVLRRAQSSPVPLSSAWKITSAGLVLDRRARRAALNGKVINLTPKALSLLEYLMTHPDELITRERLLDAVWGWDYPAGTRAVDTRIAELRRALGDEAEEPRYIETVTGEGYRYRAAVEGEQ, from the coding sequence ATGACCCAACCGGCCGCGAACATCCTTCTGGTCGACGACGAACCCTCGATCACCGAGCACCTGAGCGCGTTCCTGCAGCGCGCGGGATACGGCGTGCGTTGCGCGGCCGACGGCAAAGCCGCCCTGCAGGAAGTGGAGAAGCAGGCGCCGGACCTGATGATCCTCGATGTATTGATGCCGAAGATGGACGGGCGGGCGGTGCTGCGGACCCTGCGCTCGCAGGGCAGCCGTCTGCCGGTGATCCTGCTGACCCAGGTGGGGGAGGCCGGCGAACGCGCGATGGCGCTCGAGGAGGGGGCGGACGATTACCTCAACAAGCCGTTCGATCCGCGCGAACTGCTGGCCCGGGCGCGGGCGGTCCTTCGCCGGGCGCAAAGCTCGCCGGTCCCGCTGTCCTCGGCCTGGAAGATCACCTCCGCCGGATTGGTCCTCGACCGGCGCGCGCGGCGGGCGGCGCTGAACGGGAAAGTCATCAACCTCACACCCAAGGCGCTCTCGCTGTTGGAATACCTGATGACCCACCCGGACGAGCTGATCACCCGCGAGCGGCTGCTGGATGCGGTCTGGGGCTGGGATTACCCCGCCGGAACCCGCGCGGTGGACACCCGCATCGCCGAACTGCGCCGCGCGCTGGGGGATGAGGCCGAGGAGCCGCGCTACATCGAGACGGTCACCGGCGAAGGGTACCGCTACCGCGCGGCGGTGGAAGGCGAGCAATGA
- a CDS encoding rod shape-determining protein, whose amino-acid sequence MALFYKELGIDLGTVNTIIAEGGQIVLSEPTMVVIDVDEQKVVEVGEQARHMYGRVPEGYEVVHPLQAGAIADFEVAQVLLTWFIRKVCGPVSPFKPRAMVTIPHGITSVERRAASEAVLRAGCREVFLVTRTLAAAVGAGLPISTPSGNMVVYLGGGVAEAAVITMNGPVVANTIRMGGRRLDELLAAYIRRKYGVVISEMVSEEVKLRIGAAMPVEPNETLEIQGRDQVNNLPRTVTVSTADLVEALEEPLEEIVGCVRTTLERTPPELTSDIIDRGIMLCGGGALLRGVDRYLTEATGIPTYLAEEPVGCLAIGAELVLHQLEQFKRYLPQA is encoded by the coding sequence ATGGCGTTATTCTACAAGGAACTCGGAATCGATCTGGGAACGGTCAACACCATCATCGCCGAAGGCGGTCAAATCGTCCTCAGCGAACCGACGATGGTGGTGATCGACGTCGACGAACAGAAGGTCGTGGAAGTGGGCGAGCAGGCCCGGCACATGTACGGCCGGGTGCCCGAAGGGTACGAAGTCGTCCATCCCCTGCAAGCCGGGGCGATTGCGGATTTCGAAGTCGCGCAGGTGCTGTTGACGTGGTTCATCCGCAAAGTCTGCGGTCCGGTCAGTCCGTTCAAACCGCGGGCGATGGTGACCATCCCGCACGGCATCACCAGCGTGGAACGCCGCGCCGCCAGCGAAGCGGTGTTGCGCGCCGGATGCCGCGAGGTGTTCCTGGTCACGCGGACCCTCGCCGCCGCCGTCGGCGCCGGCCTGCCGATTTCCACCCCTTCGGGCAACATGGTCGTCTACCTGGGCGGGGGCGTGGCCGAGGCGGCGGTGATCACCATGAACGGCCCGGTGGTGGCCAATACCATCCGCATGGGCGGAAGGCGGCTGGACGAGTTGTTGGCCGCCTATATCCGCCGTAAATACGGCGTGGTCATCAGCGAAATGGTCTCGGAAGAAGTCAAGCTGCGGATCGGCGCCGCCATGCCGGTCGAACCCAACGAAACCCTTGAAATCCAAGGCCGCGACCAGGTCAACAACCTTCCCCGCACCGTCACCGTGTCCACCGCGGACCTGGTGGAAGCGCTCGAGGAACCGCTGGAGGAGATCGTCGGCTGCGTCCGAACCACCCTCGAGCGGACCCCCCCGGAACTTACCTCAGACATCATCGACCGCGGGATTATGCTCTGCGGAGGCGGCGCCCTGCTGCGCGGCGTAGACCGCTACCTGACCGAGGCCACCGGGATCCCGACCTACCTGGCCGAGGAACCGGTCGGCTGTCTGGCCATCGGAGCCGAGCTCGTCCTGCACCAGTTGGAGCAGTTCAAGCGTTACCTGCCGCAAGCCTGA
- a CDS encoding C40 family peptidase, which translates to MAEPQKHSRTPFALHKPPAHTLPGGLPWWASAFCVIGMLSGCRENASPPPQLSATAVAADPSPRLPAAATPSAEVLPSEAPTAAPAPDLPEFAVRTTKADVWNAPENENSYWDLQTQLILGERVLVLEALGEWSRIAAVEQPSHKDPRGYPGWVRSEFLTPSSPAAERYAVVMTARTHLGSDSADRDGMLVYLDTRLPAEEVLEDRVVVRLPDGGKGWLPRKDVRLTDDLARPVPADGIFALAESMTGTPYVWGGTTSDTLDCAGFPYRLFHAYGILISRDADDQMLEGEYVDRFSVRRGDLIFAAESSGGEVAHEVMYWGDDMVLDVDIHHGVMLRPMPDFFLQYYFWIAARRFLP; encoded by the coding sequence ATGGCCGAGCCGCAGAAACACTCCCGCACCCCGTTTGCTTTGCATAAACCGCCCGCGCACACCCTCCCCGGAGGATTGCCTTGGTGGGCGTCCGCGTTTTGCGTGATCGGCATGCTGTCCGGATGCCGGGAAAACGCGAGCCCTCCCCCGCAGCTCAGCGCGACGGCAGTTGCGGCGGATCCTTCCCCCAGGCTGCCGGCGGCCGCCACGCCCTCGGCGGAGGTGCTGCCTTCGGAAGCGCCGACCGCCGCCCCCGCGCCGGACTTGCCGGAGTTCGCCGTCCGGACAACCAAGGCGGATGTGTGGAACGCTCCGGAAAATGAAAATTCCTATTGGGATCTGCAGACCCAACTGATCCTCGGGGAAAGGGTGTTGGTCCTCGAAGCCCTCGGCGAATGGTCGCGGATCGCGGCCGTGGAACAGCCTTCGCATAAGGACCCGCGCGGATATCCCGGCTGGGTCCGGTCGGAATTCCTCACCCCCAGCTCTCCCGCCGCCGAACGGTACGCCGTGGTGATGACCGCGCGCACGCATCTCGGATCGGATTCCGCGGACAGGGACGGGATGCTGGTTTACCTGGATACGCGGCTGCCGGCGGAGGAAGTGCTGGAAGACCGGGTGGTGGTGCGCCTGCCGGACGGCGGCAAGGGATGGCTGCCCCGCAAGGATGTGCGCCTGACGGACGATCTTGCGCGCCCCGTCCCGGCGGATGGGATTTTCGCCCTGGCGGAATCCATGACCGGAACTCCCTACGTGTGGGGCGGCACGACCTCCGATACGCTGGATTGCGCCGGCTTCCCCTACCGCCTCTTTCATGCCTACGGGATCCTGATCAGCCGGGACGCGGACGATCAGATGCTGGAAGGCGAGTACGTCGACCGGTTTTCGGTGCGGCGGGGGGATTTGATCTTCGCCGCCGAAAGCAGCGGCGGGGAGGTCGCCCACGAGGTCATGTATTGGGGCGACGACATGGTGCTGGACGTCGATATCCACCACGGCGTCATGCTGCGCCCCATGCCGGATTTCTTCCTCCAGTATTATTTCTGGATCGCCGCCCGCCGGTTTTTGCCCTGA
- a CDS encoding acyltransferase family protein: MDSEKIIAPPGYQENHPIHWLTNARIVAVFAVVLLHVSGELVIRAEIGSFPWWIGNVFDSLSRWCVPVLVMVSGALLLDKSKKETALSFYRKRLSRVFWPIVFWSAFFLLWSYAKGVLRSDPPTFTALGESILAGRPYVHLWYLYMILGLYFLTPFLRKIYLLSSAQELKLLIAMAFLISVTSVAYRAAFPTGGFGLFTELFLPYLPYFLLGYVVSAAEPLPWQIPAAVFASSVMLTAVGCFLVSQFSDLDAGLYFYNYLSLTVVPMSVSAIFLLKHWNRPFVSEAFGQGLASLTIGVFLIHPIFIEILNYWKLGVFAYTPYASIPVTAVSVFIISIFMSYLISRIPIIKRII, encoded by the coding sequence ATGGATTCGGAAAAGATAATTGCGCCACCCGGATACCAAGAGAATCACCCAATACACTGGCTGACGAACGCACGGATCGTAGCAGTCTTCGCGGTTGTACTCCTACACGTTTCGGGGGAGCTCGTGATCCGCGCCGAGATCGGTTCATTTCCTTGGTGGATTGGCAATGTTTTCGATTCGCTTTCCCGCTGGTGCGTCCCTGTTTTGGTGATGGTTAGCGGAGCACTATTGTTGGACAAAAGCAAGAAAGAAACTGCTTTATCTTTTTACCGGAAACGGCTTTCTCGAGTTTTTTGGCCTATCGTGTTTTGGTCCGCCTTTTTTCTACTCTGGTCCTATGCGAAAGGGGTTCTCCGGAGCGACCCTCCAACCTTCACCGCACTTGGCGAATCCATATTGGCCGGGCGCCCCTACGTGCACTTGTGGTATTTATATATGATTCTCGGGCTTTATTTTTTAACGCCGTTCCTCCGAAAAATATACTTACTCTCATCGGCGCAGGAATTGAAATTGCTTATTGCGATGGCGTTTTTAATTTCCGTTACAAGTGTCGCCTATCGAGCCGCTTTCCCCACCGGAGGTTTCGGCCTTTTTACCGAACTCTTTCTTCCCTATCTGCCCTATTTTCTTCTCGGATACGTCGTTAGCGCAGCTGAACCCCTGCCATGGCAGATTCCGGCGGCGGTTTTCGCCAGCTCCGTTATGCTAACCGCAGTGGGTTGTTTCTTGGTCAGCCAGTTCTCGGATTTAGATGCCGGTCTTTACTTTTATAATTACCTTAGTCTAACTGTAGTCCCGATGTCCGTGAGCGCCATTTTCCTACTTAAACATTGGAACAGACCCTTCGTGAGCGAAGCCTTCGGACAAGGTCTTGCGTCGCTAACTATCGGGGTGTTTCTGATCCATCCAATATTTATCGAGATTTTAAATTATTGGAAACTCGGTGTTTTCGCCTATACCCCATACGCCTCGATTCCTGTTACAGCCGTGTCGGTTTTTATCATTTCGATATTTATGTCTTATTTGATTTCCAGGATCCCGATTATTAAAAGGATCATATAA
- a CDS encoding MBL fold metallo-hydrolase, producing the protein MTGESMTVDFEKDVLATAAGDLAVTFLGHASLLFAFGGKQIYIDPFGEAADYSKLPPADAVLVTHHHFDHFDLQALGRIRTQKTRVVYTPACAAKQPGGIVMGNGDAQIVEGIPVEAVPAYNLVHKRPSGEPYHIRGEGNGYILTFGDTRVYVAGDTENVPEMKNLERIAVAFLPVNLPYTMSPEMAADAARTIRPRILYPYHFSDTDMAKLVGLLKNEQDIEVRIRNMA; encoded by the coding sequence ATGACCGGAGAATCCATGACCGTCGATTTCGAAAAAGACGTTCTTGCCACCGCCGCCGGCGACCTGGCCGTGACCTTCCTCGGCCACGCCAGCCTGCTCTTCGCCTTCGGCGGAAAACAAATCTACATCGACCCGTTCGGCGAGGCGGCGGATTATTCGAAGCTCCCGCCGGCCGACGCGGTCTTGGTCACCCACCACCATTTCGACCATTTCGACCTGCAGGCGCTCGGGCGCATCCGGACGCAAAAAACCCGGGTGGTCTACACCCCGGCCTGCGCCGCCAAGCAGCCCGGCGGCATCGTGATGGGCAACGGCGACGCCCAAATTGTTGAGGGCATCCCGGTCGAGGCGGTGCCGGCCTACAACCTCGTCCACAAACGGCCAAGCGGGGAACCTTACCATATCCGGGGCGAAGGAAACGGATATATCCTCACCTTCGGCGATACCCGTGTCTACGTCGCTGGCGATACCGAAAATGTCCCCGAGATGAAAAATCTCGAACGGATCGCCGTCGCCTTCCTTCCGGTCAACCTGCCCTACACCATGTCACCCGAAATGGCGGCCGACGCCGCGCGGACAATTCGGCCGCGGATCCTCTATCCGTATCACTTCAGCGACACGGACATGGCTAAGCTGGTCGGGCTGCTGAAGAACGAGCAGGATATCGAAGTCCGAATCCGAAATATGGCATAA
- a CDS encoding diphthine--ammonia ligase has product MIPSTPSRKFFCSWSGGKDSALALFHAIRGGGRPLRLLTMMSEDGHGSRSHGLAREVLEEQARRIGIPIVFRSASWAAYESVFSSALEDFRAEGMAAGVFGDIDLEEHRAWCARVCAAKGLAACHPLWKRPRRELLEDFIGLGFAATIIAARADCLGPEWLGRRIDAQAVAELEKLGIDPSGEAGEYHTVVTGGPIFHSRIRLAAGDPVRHGDHWFLPVTAVPSAIPE; this is encoded by the coding sequence TTGATCCCATCCACTCCTTCGCGGAAATTCTTCTGCTCCTGGAGCGGCGGGAAGGATTCCGCGCTCGCGCTGTTCCATGCCATCCGCGGGGGCGGACGGCCGCTCCGCCTGCTGACGATGATGTCCGAGGACGGGCACGGGTCGCGCTCGCACGGCCTGGCGCGGGAGGTGCTGGAGGAGCAGGCGCGGCGGATCGGCATCCCGATCGTTTTCCGCTCCGCGTCTTGGGCCGCTTACGAAAGCGTTTTTTCCTCCGCGCTGGAGGATTTCCGCGCCGAAGGCATGGCCGCGGGCGTCTTCGGCGACATCGACCTCGAGGAACACCGCGCGTGGTGCGCGCGCGTGTGCGCCGCCAAGGGACTCGCCGCCTGCCACCCGCTGTGGAAACGCCCGCGCCGCGAATTGCTTGAGGACTTCATCGGCCTCGGGTTTGCGGCGACGATCATCGCCGCCCGGGCCGACTGCCTGGGTCCCGAATGGCTGGGGCGCAGGATCGACGCGCAAGCGGTTGCGGAATTGGAAAAGCTGGGAATCGATCCGTCCGGCGAGGCGGGCGAATACCACACGGTCGTGACCGGCGGCCCGATCTTCCACTCCCGAATCCGACTTGCCGCGGGAGACCCGGTCCGGCACGGAGATCATTGGTTCCTCCCGGTGACCGCCGTGCCGTCGGCCATCCCCGAGTGA
- a CDS encoding ABC transporter permease yields the protein MRMVHLALKDLHQILRQKKSALFLLLLPALFTGLMGTMFDRNGDPRLPVAVAALDDGPLGGYFAALLGYSDTVKPADPGENDPAALAELVRSQKAAAAVVIPEGFSESMLDGDLPRLEVILDRGTPAGQAADRAIQLASTRLLGAVEAARLATEARGGFAGPEERREYLLESLAYAAAAWADPRASVRLRPAGAAASGTEGFAQSSPGMMVLFVTIGMITPGSLLLAERRTRTLARLLTTGIRRAEIIAGHALAMFATCFAQILLLAAFGQAAFGLGYWRDPAALILLAGALACFSAGFGLLIGTVAGGENQVVLLVMGATLVFGFLGGAFFPLDLAGESYAAVGRALPSAWAIRGFQDIILRAADWKSALLPAGILLVYALAAYLLAVRRFQKETGR from the coding sequence ATGCGCATGGTGCATCTGGCACTCAAAGATCTTCATCAAATTCTGCGGCAGAAGAAATCCGCGCTGTTCCTGCTCCTCCTGCCCGCGCTGTTCACCGGGCTGATGGGCACGATGTTCGACCGCAACGGCGATCCCCGCCTGCCGGTGGCCGTCGCGGCGCTCGACGACGGCCCGCTCGGCGGATACTTCGCCGCCCTGCTTGGATACTCCGACACGGTCAAGCCGGCCGATCCCGGGGAGAATGATCCGGCGGCGCTTGCGGAACTGGTCCGCTCACAGAAAGCGGCGGCGGCGGTCGTCATCCCCGAGGGCTTCAGCGAATCGATGCTGGATGGAGACCTCCCGCGCCTTGAGGTGATCCTCGACCGCGGCACGCCTGCCGGCCAGGCGGCCGACCGCGCGATCCAACTCGCCTCCACCCGCCTGCTCGGGGCGGTGGAAGCCGCGCGCCTCGCAACCGAGGCCCGCGGCGGATTTGCAGGCCCGGAGGAGCGGCGGGAATATCTGCTCGAATCGCTCGCCTACGCCGCCGCGGCCTGGGCGGATCCGCGGGCAAGCGTCCGCCTGCGCCCGGCGGGCGCCGCCGCCTCCGGAACGGAAGGCTTCGCCCAATCCTCGCCGGGGATGATGGTCCTGTTCGTCACCATCGGAATGATCACGCCCGGTTCCCTGCTCCTGGCCGAACGCCGCACGCGGACGCTCGCCCGCCTGCTCACCACCGGCATCCGCCGGGCGGAGATCATCGCCGGGCACGCGCTGGCGATGTTCGCGACGTGCTTCGCGCAGATTCTGCTCCTGGCCGCCTTCGGCCAAGCGGCTTTCGGGCTGGGGTACTGGCGCGATCCGGCGGCGCTGATCCTTTTGGCGGGGGCTTTGGCCTGCTTCTCCGCCGGCTTCGGCTTGCTGATCGGGACGGTCGCCGGCGGCGAGAATCAGGTGGTGCTGCTGGTGATGGGCGCGACGCTCGTGTTCGGATTCCTGGGCGGGGCCTTTTTCCCGCTCGACCTGGCCGGCGAATCCTACGCCGCCGTCGGCCGCGCCCTGCCCAGCGCTTGGGCAATCCGGGGTTTTCAGGATATCATCCTGCGTGCGGCGGATTGGAAATCCGCTCTGCTTCCCGCGGGGATTCTGCTGGTGTACGCGCTGGCGGCGTACCTGCTGGCCGTGCGGCGGTTTCAGAAGGAAACGGGGCGGTAG